The proteins below are encoded in one region of Rana temporaria chromosome 2, aRanTem1.1, whole genome shotgun sequence:
- the LOC120929672 gene encoding extensin-like has translation MATLEPEPQHSEASNANATRPLAEQPPVNIAHIGPPRALRRRAPAPDPALDRMLDIMTNMSDRMSNRSYGQNVAKCLGELIDKVPPNLQAVVLSCTARYISTFIPPTEADDLSEPPPPYGPYANKRTEHVPTPPTTHFSPPPVTLWTGPQLSDQPPRPTPPPTSAHHPFTTTLSHLPPVPTPSTHTSLNPFPYTQPSSYHPHSPFPHLSTPPVTYSTLPPTTLSSYHPPPSTYPALTTTPTSHYPHRPRQSTFRNAPTRTPPPPQATPPSNWSGEDSTTSTWPPFAHALSVAMSPHGEEDSSPNLQQL, from the coding sequence ATGGCTACTCTGGAGCCGGAACCGCAGCACTCCGAGGCATCAAATGCTAATGCAACAAgaccacttgcagagcagcccccAGTTAACATTGCGCATATTGGACCTCCGCGTGCTCTGCGTAGGAGGGCTCCTGCTCCGGATCCAGCCCTGGATCGTATGTTGGACATTATGACCAACATGTCTGACCGGATGAGCAATAGATCGTATGGGCAAAATGTAGCAAAATGTCTGGGGGAACTAATCGACAAAGTTCCCCCAAATCTGCAAGCGGTGGTGCTGTCCTGTACGGCTAGATACATCTCGACATTTATACCCCCGACAGAAGCTGACGATTTATCCGAACCACCACCACCCTATGGCCCATATGCCAATAAACGGACCGAGCATGTCCCAACACCACCCACGACCCATTTCTCCCCACCACCCGTTACCCTTTGGACAGGACCACAGCTTTCCGACCAACCTCCTCGACCAACACCACCACCGACTTCTGCGCACCATCCTTTCACCACCACTCTATCTCATTTACCTCCTGTGCCAACACCTTCCACTCACACTTCTCTGAATCCTTTTCCTTATACACAACCTTCTTCTTACCACCCTCATTCTCCTTTTCCTCATCTCTCAACACCACCTGTCACATACAGTACTCTGCCTCCTACAacactttcttcttaccacccacCACCTTCTACTTACCCTGCGTTAACGACTACACCTACATCACATTACCCACATCGACCGAGACAATCGACTTTCAGGAATGCCCCAACacgaacaccaccaccaccacaagcaaCACCACCTTCCAATTGGTCAGGGGAAGACAGCACCACCTCCACTTGGCCCCCTTTTGCCCACGCACTGTCGGTCGCCATGTCACCGCACGGGGAAGAGGACTCCTCCCCAAATTTACAGCAATTGTAA